Proteins encoded together in one Terriglobus saanensis SP1PR4 window:
- a CDS encoding efflux RND transporter periplasmic adaptor subunit: protein MSDDLQQKMYPEDERLHRVQDDPDRRMTRDEWEHEESLARQAAHKRHTDVAHDREVQQEFDRKQRSKHRNWKKIFLWAGAALVVLLLIFLLGYLPRHAEQKKAATLAEQREHEEPEVDVIQVKRSHAPGQLTVPGTTSPITEAYIYARANGYLRKRFVDIGDHVKKGQLLALIDAPDLDAQVDQAREQLRQAESQVSQQQAQLALSRVTWERWRTLVAKGVFSRQDGDQREADYLAQAAVVASAQRNVESYRANLRRSIALQSYERVTAPFDGIITQRNSDVGALVGASGAAASMPMSSSQTPSGGSANVGSSNTSGSSGTANQSAAPATDQAQGGALFGIAQLDKLRILVSVPEGYASSIQQGMGAQIFVQERAGKPISGIVARTSGSVDQNSRTMLTEIDVDNRNGSLLPGMYAVVTFVQVRGVPPLTVPGDAVIVRQDKTTIATVRDQKIQLVPVEIGRDYGPTVEILSGLREGDWVVSTVTDDVRQGVKVRPRVSNESGQGGAQTNQAPDSGPSQYGDQSIVNSKTESTTQQGKKGGDKSGGGQQKQAQKGASK from the coding sequence ATGAGCGACGACTTACAGCAGAAGATGTATCCCGAAGATGAGCGCCTGCATCGCGTGCAGGACGACCCCGACCGCCGCATGACGCGCGATGAGTGGGAGCACGAGGAGTCGCTGGCGCGGCAGGCTGCGCACAAGCGGCATACCGACGTTGCGCACGACCGTGAAGTGCAGCAGGAGTTCGATCGCAAGCAGCGCAGCAAACATCGCAATTGGAAGAAGATTTTTCTCTGGGCAGGTGCAGCTTTGGTGGTGTTGCTCCTGATTTTTCTGCTGGGATATCTTCCCCGGCACGCGGAGCAGAAGAAGGCGGCAACGCTGGCAGAGCAGCGCGAACACGAAGAGCCGGAGGTAGATGTGATCCAGGTAAAGCGCTCTCACGCGCCGGGTCAACTTACCGTGCCGGGAACCACGTCGCCGATTACAGAGGCTTACATTTATGCACGGGCGAATGGCTATCTGCGTAAGCGCTTCGTCGACATTGGAGATCATGTGAAGAAGGGTCAACTGCTCGCATTGATCGATGCTCCCGATCTCGATGCGCAGGTGGACCAAGCACGCGAGCAGTTGCGGCAGGCAGAGTCGCAGGTCTCACAGCAGCAGGCACAGCTTGCGCTTAGCCGCGTGACCTGGGAACGTTGGCGGACGCTGGTCGCGAAAGGTGTTTTTTCGCGGCAGGATGGGGATCAGAGAGAAGCTGATTATCTGGCCCAGGCGGCAGTGGTCGCTTCGGCGCAGAGGAATGTGGAGAGCTATCGCGCCAATCTGCGCAGGTCGATCGCGCTGCAGAGTTACGAACGCGTCACAGCACCCTTCGACGGCATCATCACTCAACGTAACTCGGACGTGGGAGCCCTTGTGGGTGCTTCTGGTGCTGCGGCGAGCATGCCCATGTCGAGTTCGCAGACGCCCAGTGGAGGCTCTGCGAACGTGGGCAGCAGCAACACGAGCGGGAGCTCCGGCACGGCCAACCAATCCGCCGCGCCCGCGACCGATCAGGCACAGGGCGGCGCGCTGTTCGGGATAGCGCAGTTGGATAAGCTGCGGATTCTTGTCTCTGTGCCTGAAGGTTATGCGTCCAGCATCCAACAGGGTATGGGCGCTCAGATCTTCGTGCAGGAGCGCGCGGGGAAACCGATCTCTGGGATTGTTGCCCGCACTTCGGGTTCTGTCGATCAGAACAGTCGCACGATGCTGACAGAGATCGATGTCGACAACAGGAACGGTTCGCTCCTTCCGGGTATGTATGCCGTCGTGACGTTTGTACAAGTGCGTGGCGTGCCTCCTTTGACCGTGCCGGGCGACGCGGTCATCGTGCGACAGGACAAAACAACCATCGCCACGGTGCGCGATCAGAAGATTCAACTGGTGCCCGTGGAGATCGGTCGCGACTACGGCCCAACGGTGGAGATCCTGAGCGGTTTGCGCGAGGGCGACTGGGTAGTGTCGACCGTAACTGACGACGTACGGCAGGGCGTCAAGGTGCGTCCTCGTGTTTCAAACGAGAGCGGCCAGGGTGGAGCGCAGACGAATCAGGCTCCGGACTCCGGCCCCAGCCAGTACGGCGATCAATCCATTGTGAACTCCAAGACGGAGAGCACGACTCAGCAAGGCAAGAAGGGCGGAGATAAGTCTGGCGGCGGCCAGCAAAAGCAGGCACAAAAGGGAGCCTCGAAATGA
- a CDS encoding DUF2165 domain-containing protein, protein MILRLSKIALLASVALFYTLVVFNNLTDYEANDQFVRHVLQMDTVFPGSPHLGRAIRSPLGETLAYYAIIIWEAAAMVLTWCGVIRLTVALREPADTFNLSKRIPIFALTFGLMLWFVGFLTLGGEWFLMWQSKLWNGQEEAFRMFASIGIVLVVLALPEAEAQP, encoded by the coding sequence ATGATCCTGCGTCTGTCTAAAATTGCCCTGCTTGCGTCTGTTGCTCTGTTCTACACACTGGTCGTCTTCAATAATTTGACTGACTATGAAGCCAACGATCAGTTCGTACGCCATGTACTGCAGATGGATACGGTCTTTCCCGGAAGTCCCCACCTGGGCCGTGCGATCCGTTCGCCGCTGGGTGAGACGTTGGCTTATTACGCCATCATCATCTGGGAGGCGGCGGCCATGGTGCTGACGTGGTGCGGTGTGATTCGATTGACGGTCGCGCTTCGCGAACCAGCCGATACCTTCAACTTATCCAAACGTATCCCGATCTTTGCGCTTACGTTCGGGCTCATGCTCTGGTTCGTAGGCTTCCTGACGCTGGGAGGCGAGTGGTTTCTTATGTGGCAATCCAAACTTTGGAACGGACAGGAGGAGGCCTTTCGCATGTTCGCATCGATCGGCATCGTCCTCGTCGTGCTGGCGCTTCCGGAGGCCGAAGCTCAACCCTGA
- a CDS encoding GNAT family N-acetyltransferase: protein MDVKMREFMDGDEAAFRELNEAWIKKMFAMEAKDEATFADPRKKILEPGGRILLAEADGAVVGCCALVAMGPDEYEVAKMSVAEDLRGAGIGRKVLQGIIDLARRIGAKRLYLESSSKLKNAVHLYEALGFQHLPPERIVPSPYARADVYMEMAL, encoded by the coding sequence ATGGATGTAAAGATGCGGGAGTTTATGGACGGGGATGAGGCTGCGTTTCGGGAGCTGAACGAAGCGTGGATCAAGAAGATGTTTGCCATGGAGGCGAAGGACGAAGCGACGTTTGCCGATCCGCGGAAGAAGATCCTTGAGCCGGGCGGAAGGATTCTGCTGGCAGAGGCAGACGGGGCGGTGGTAGGATGCTGCGCGCTGGTGGCGATGGGGCCGGATGAGTATGAGGTCGCGAAGATGTCTGTCGCCGAAGACCTGCGGGGCGCAGGGATCGGGCGCAAGGTGCTGCAAGGGATAATCGACCTGGCACGGAGGATCGGAGCGAAGCGGCTTTATCTGGAATCGAGCAGCAAGCTGAAGAATGCGGTCCATTTGTACGAGGCACTGGGATTTCAGCACCTGCCACCGGAGCGAATCGTGCCTTCGCCCTATGCGCGGGCGGATGTCTATATGGAGATGGCGCTATAG
- a CDS encoding LysR substrate-binding domain-containing protein, which translates to MNEEIELRHLRYFLAVAETLHFSEAARRLGMAQPPLSQQIKRLEEILGHQLFNRTTRGVRLTPAGSLLVERARSTLAKVNDDIEQVRHIGRGEEGTLTVGFAGSVIFTPLPAAIRTFRRLYPRVELRLQEMFTSGQIAALHNGTLDLAFLRDGDPTEGLTQLTLRKEPYVAILSEKHPLASKKTLQVKDLAGEPFVLFDRRMGPLAFDRTVACCERAGFRPNIIQNAPQWPTVVRLVAAGLGVSLAPACVTAVTIPGTVYRPVRTISRTTIDVAFRQDHDTQPAKNFLAIAQTHLSG; encoded by the coding sequence ATGAATGAAGAGATAGAACTCCGCCATCTCCGATATTTTCTGGCGGTTGCAGAGACGCTTCACTTCAGCGAAGCCGCCCGCCGTCTCGGCATGGCGCAGCCTCCGCTCTCGCAGCAGATCAAGCGTCTTGAGGAGATCCTCGGTCACCAGCTCTTCAACCGCACCACGCGCGGCGTACGCCTCACGCCCGCAGGCTCTCTGCTCGTCGAACGCGCTCGCTCCACACTGGCCAAGGTGAATGACGATATCGAACAGGTCCGCCACATCGGACGTGGAGAAGAAGGAACGCTTACCGTCGGCTTCGCTGGCTCCGTCATCTTCACGCCGCTCCCCGCAGCTATCCGTACCTTCCGCCGCCTCTATCCACGCGTAGAACTTCGCCTGCAAGAGATGTTCACCTCCGGGCAGATTGCCGCTCTGCACAACGGAACGCTGGATCTGGCCTTCCTCCGTGACGGAGATCCGACGGAGGGCCTTACGCAACTGACGCTCCGCAAAGAGCCGTACGTCGCGATCCTTTCTGAAAAGCATCCTCTCGCCTCGAAAAAAACGCTGCAGGTCAAAGACCTCGCCGGGGAACCCTTCGTTCTCTTCGACCGCCGCATGGGTCCGCTCGCCTTCGACCGCACGGTCGCGTGCTGCGAACGCGCTGGCTTCCGCCCCAACATTATTCAGAACGCGCCGCAGTGGCCTACGGTTGTTCGGCTCGTCGCTGCAGGCCTCGGCGTCTCACTTGCACCCGCCTGTGTCACTGCGGTCACCATACCGGGAACCGTCTACCGCCCAGTCCGTACGATCAGTCGCACCACCATCGACGTGGCCTTTCGCCAGGACCACGACACCCAACCCGCCAAGAACTTCCTCGCCATCGCCCAGACGCACCTCAGCGGCTGA
- a CDS encoding class I cytochrome c, which translates to MAGLLSFAAVSPDTKKVGIQELPPFHDKLPLHESRIASEDLTVSGDLPGLPAKAVRFVSYPDLLRLPQVNFKVTDDPNFKEATEIGGVYLEEVLRALGISEEGTLIAAICDDKYEAHYPVAYRAAHHPILVLQINGKPLSQRSRTGDGGTYGPYLISHASFTPRFRVLSYAEEAQIPNGVLELRFSKEHEVFEAIHPRGPSAGGSSQRLGYTIARENCFRCHNSGDYGGNKSGRPWSSLARLAQTNPEDFARYIKDPHSVNRFAQMPGFPEYDEVTLSALTAYFQTFASGSSSQ; encoded by the coding sequence ATGGCAGGCCTGCTCTCGTTTGCCGCAGTTTCGCCCGATACGAAGAAGGTTGGGATACAAGAGCTGCCTCCGTTCCATGACAAGCTTCCGTTGCATGAGAGCCGCATTGCATCAGAGGATTTGACCGTCTCCGGCGATTTGCCCGGACTACCTGCGAAGGCCGTACGCTTCGTCTCATACCCCGACTTGCTCAGGCTTCCCCAGGTCAATTTCAAGGTAACGGACGATCCCAATTTCAAAGAGGCGACGGAGATTGGCGGTGTTTATCTTGAAGAAGTTCTGCGCGCGCTCGGTATATCCGAAGAAGGTACGCTGATCGCCGCGATCTGCGACGACAAGTACGAAGCCCACTACCCCGTTGCATACCGGGCCGCGCATCACCCCATTCTTGTCCTGCAGATCAACGGTAAGCCGCTAAGCCAACGGTCTCGAACCGGAGACGGAGGCACGTATGGTCCATATCTGATCTCGCACGCCTCGTTCACCCCAAGGTTTCGAGTACTCAGTTACGCGGAAGAGGCGCAGATACCGAATGGTGTGCTTGAGTTGCGATTCTCCAAAGAGCATGAGGTCTTTGAGGCGATCCATCCGCGCGGCCCCTCCGCTGGAGGCTCATCCCAGAGGTTGGGCTATACGATCGCACGGGAAAATTGCTTCCGTTGCCACAATTCTGGTGACTATGGTGGAAACAAGTCGGGCAGGCCCTGGAGTTCACTCGCCCGCCTTGCCCAGACAAATCCAGAAGACTTTGCGCGCTACATCAAAGACCCTCACTCCGTAAACAGGTTCGCCCAGATGCCGGGCTTTCCGGAATACGATGAGGTAACGCTCTCCGCATTGACAGCCTATTTTCAAACCTTCGCTTCCGGGTCATCGTCCCAATGA
- a CDS encoding efflux RND transporter permease subunit codes for MWIVRLALRRPYTFVVFSMLMMLLGIATCIEAPKDVYPYINIPVVSIVWSYSGLPPQDMEGRIVTVCERALTTTVNDIEHTQSESYQGVSVIRVFFQPNVKIELALSQITAIVQTILRNLPPGTFPPNVLKYDASSVPIVQLGLSGKGLSEEDLYDLGLSFIRPRLANVEGASVPLPYGGKVRQVQVDVDPNLLYAKHLSATDVSTAFNQQNLILPAGVARMGDREFIVKLNSSPAVVSALNDLPIRATNGAVVLVKDVAQVRLGYAPQVNVVRQDGKRAALLTVLKNGETSTLDIVKNVKKMIPQVKAGLPPELTITPLFDQSIFVSASINEVVREASIAAALTGLMILLFLGSWRSTLIVCTSIPLSIATSLVILYALHQTINVMTLGGLALAVGILVDDATVEIENTHRNMMESKPLVRAILDSAQQVAAPAFVSTLAICIVFMPVVLLSGPARYLFTPLAMAVVFAMMASYFLSRTLVPTMMHFLLGSEIFLYQDPEAAKKEEDENWIWRVHSKFDRWFERRRENYKGLLEWALENRGLTVGIFGLFVLLSLPLIFMIGEDFFPYVDSGQMRLHIYPPQGMRPEDSELYFAAVEKEIRKVLPAEETKMILDNIGLPNGGINLAFSNSAVTSDTDGDIMISLDPGKRHTQLYMRQLRADLHQKFPDATFFFTPANITNQILDFGLPAPIDLQVTGRGAQNYQIAQKLLKQVQAIPGVVDAHIHQQIALPTIDVNVDRTKARQIGLTQQDVAQSMLISLTGTGQTAPNEWLNPQNGVNYQVVVQTPQYRIDSLQSLARVPITSPAGNASQLLGNVANFQRDVTPVIIDHYNIQPVYDIYADADQRDLGGVASDIRKIMDKAQPDLPASTTLALRGEVKTMSDSFLRLGIGIIFAIILVYLLMAVNFQSWLDPLLILMALPVAFAGVLWMLFLTGTTFNVPSLMGAIMTIGVATANSILLVVFANDERATGKDSVEAALSAGFTRLRPVCMTALAMIIGMLPMALALGEGGEQNAPLGRAVIGGLLLATMGTLFVVPVMYSWLQTKPPRNYDEEIDKAYHEGDEQRQAAPPGQSGGEPQPA; via the coding sequence ATGTGGATCGTTCGGCTCGCGCTTAGGCGACCCTATACTTTCGTCGTCTTCTCGATGCTGATGATGCTGCTTGGGATTGCCACGTGTATTGAGGCTCCGAAAGATGTTTATCCCTACATCAATATTCCAGTCGTAAGCATTGTCTGGAGCTATAGTGGTCTGCCTCCACAGGACATGGAAGGCCGCATTGTAACGGTGTGCGAGCGTGCCCTGACCACGACGGTCAACGACATTGAGCATACGCAATCCGAAAGCTACCAGGGCGTCTCAGTCATCCGGGTCTTCTTTCAGCCGAACGTAAAGATCGAGTTGGCGCTATCGCAGATTACGGCGATCGTACAGACGATTCTGCGCAATCTTCCCCCAGGAACCTTTCCCCCGAATGTTCTGAAATACGATGCTTCCAGCGTACCGATTGTGCAACTAGGACTTTCTGGAAAGGGCCTGAGCGAAGAAGATCTTTACGATCTGGGCCTTTCGTTCATACGGCCGCGACTGGCGAACGTCGAGGGCGCTTCGGTGCCGCTACCCTATGGCGGCAAGGTGCGGCAGGTTCAGGTGGATGTCGATCCGAACCTGCTGTATGCGAAGCATCTTTCGGCAACGGATGTTTCCACGGCATTCAATCAGCAGAATCTGATTCTTCCGGCGGGCGTGGCGCGCATGGGAGATCGTGAGTTCATCGTCAAGCTGAACTCTTCTCCGGCTGTCGTTTCGGCCTTGAACGACCTTCCGATTCGAGCCACGAATGGTGCTGTGGTTCTGGTAAAGGATGTGGCGCAGGTACGCCTGGGCTATGCGCCGCAAGTCAACGTGGTGCGTCAGGATGGGAAGCGCGCGGCCCTGCTGACGGTTTTGAAGAATGGCGAGACGTCCACACTGGACATTGTGAAGAACGTGAAGAAGATGATTCCACAGGTGAAGGCTGGGCTACCGCCGGAACTGACGATCACGCCGCTCTTCGATCAATCCATCTTTGTGTCTGCATCGATCAACGAAGTCGTGCGCGAAGCCTCCATCGCGGCTGCGCTGACAGGCCTCATGATCCTGCTGTTCCTGGGATCGTGGCGCTCGACGCTGATTGTCTGTACCTCGATTCCACTGTCGATCGCAACGTCGCTCGTGATTCTGTACGCGCTGCACCAGACAATTAACGTGATGACGTTGGGTGGGCTGGCGCTTGCCGTGGGCATCCTGGTGGACGACGCAACAGTAGAGATTGAAAACACCCATCGCAACATGATGGAGAGCAAACCACTGGTGCGGGCGATTCTGGATAGCGCGCAGCAAGTGGCCGCGCCTGCGTTTGTGTCTACGCTGGCGATCTGCATTGTGTTCATGCCGGTTGTTTTGCTGTCCGGACCGGCACGTTATCTCTTTACACCGCTGGCGATGGCAGTGGTCTTTGCGATGATGGCTTCCTATTTTCTTTCGCGAACGCTTGTGCCGACGATGATGCACTTCCTGCTGGGAAGTGAGATCTTCCTCTATCAGGATCCGGAGGCTGCAAAAAAGGAAGAAGACGAGAACTGGATCTGGCGAGTGCATTCAAAATTCGACCGCTGGTTTGAGCGTCGGCGCGAGAACTACAAGGGTCTGCTGGAGTGGGCCTTGGAGAATCGCGGATTGACGGTGGGTATCTTCGGATTATTTGTCCTGCTGTCGCTGCCGCTGATCTTTATGATTGGCGAGGATTTTTTCCCCTATGTGGATTCGGGACAGATGCGGCTCCATATCTATCCGCCGCAAGGTATGCGCCCGGAAGATTCCGAGTTGTACTTTGCTGCTGTAGAAAAGGAGATCCGCAAGGTACTTCCCGCGGAAGAGACGAAGATGATTCTGGATAATATCGGGCTTCCGAATGGCGGCATCAATCTGGCGTTTTCCAATAGCGCCGTCACGTCCGATACCGACGGCGACATTATGATTTCGCTCGATCCGGGTAAGCGCCATACGCAGCTTTATATGCGACAGCTGCGCGCGGACCTTCATCAGAAGTTTCCCGATGCGACGTTCTTCTTTACTCCAGCGAATATTACGAACCAGATTCTGGATTTTGGTTTGCCTGCGCCAATTGACTTACAGGTAACTGGCCGTGGAGCGCAAAACTACCAGATCGCGCAGAAACTTCTGAAACAGGTGCAGGCGATTCCGGGAGTGGTGGACGCACACATCCATCAGCAGATCGCCCTGCCCACCATCGACGTGAATGTAGACCGAACAAAGGCGCGGCAGATTGGTCTGACGCAGCAAGACGTTGCGCAGAGCATGCTGATCTCGCTGACAGGAACGGGGCAGACAGCGCCGAATGAGTGGCTGAATCCACAGAATGGCGTGAACTACCAGGTAGTGGTCCAGACACCGCAGTACCGGATCGATTCGCTGCAATCGCTCGCGCGTGTTCCCATAACTTCGCCTGCGGGCAATGCGAGTCAGCTTCTTGGGAATGTCGCGAATTTTCAAAGAGACGTTACTCCCGTGATCATCGATCACTACAACATTCAGCCGGTCTATGACATCTACGCGGACGCAGACCAGCGCGACCTGGGCGGCGTGGCGAGCGACATCCGCAAGATCATGGACAAGGCGCAGCCCGACCTCCCCGCCAGCACGACGCTTGCGCTACGCGGCGAGGTGAAGACGATGAGCGACTCGTTCCTGCGGCTCGGCATCGGCATCATCTTCGCCATCATCCTGGTCTACCTTTTGATGGCGGTCAACTTCCAGAGCTGGCTCGACCCACTCCTGATTTTGATGGCGCTGCCCGTGGCCTTTGCGGGCGTGCTCTGGATGCTCTTCCTTACGGGGACGACCTTCAATGTGCCCTCGCTGATGGGTGCGATTATGACCATCGGCGTAGCCACGGCGAACAGCATTCTTCTGGTGGTGTTTGCGAACGATGAGCGTGCTACGGGCAAAGACAGCGTGGAGGCGGCGCTCAGTGCAGGATTTACACGGCTCCGCCCAGTCTGCATGACAGCGCTCGCGATGATCATCGGCATGCTACCGATGGCGCTGGCGCTGGGCGAAGGTGGAGAGCAGAATGCACCGCTGGGCCGGGCCGTAATTGGCGGACTTCTGTTAGCAACGATGGGAACGCTGTTTGTCGTGCCGGTGATGTACTCCTGGCTGCAGACGAAGCCGCCGCGCAACTACGACGAAGAGATTGATAAGGCGTATCACGAGGGCGATGAGCAGAGGCAGGCCGCGCCGCCGGGGCAGAGTGGGGGCGAGCCGCAGCCGGCTTGA